A section of the Aricia agestis chromosome 4, ilAriAges1.1, whole genome shotgun sequence genome encodes:
- the LOC121726662 gene encoding lipopolysaccharide-induced tumor necrosis factor-alpha factor homolog → MKKILYNNMSGSNPTPSVTTGAPNAPDLNDLPPPYSAVVGNPQYGFVVPPEQPFAPGQQPYPPKTFTAPGVYPHPTPGVYPHPTDVQNQPQSSDLLGPSVPVGVVMAPAVGSDPTTVTCYNCGKVVTTRVTYKTAWHTHLVAGSICVMTMVCSLCCLGLIPYCFDTFKDAEHYCPNCNTFIGKNNKC, encoded by the exons atgaaaaaa ATACTTTACAACAATATGTCTGGAAGTAATCCAACTCCGAGTGTTACTACAGGCGCTCCAAATGCTCCTGATCTTAACGACCTTCCTCCTCCTTATTCCGCAGTAGTTGGTAACCCACAATATGGATTTGTCGTCCCTCCAGAACAACCGTTCGCACCAGGCCAACAACCCTATCCACCCAAAACTTTCACTGCTCCTGGGGTGTACCCTCACCCTACTCCCGGAGTGTATCCTCATCCAACCGACGTACAAAACCAGCCGCAGAGCAGTGATTTACTTGGGCCGAGTGTGCCTGTTGGTGTTGTAATGGCCCCAGCTGTTGGTAGTGACCCCACCACAGTCACATGTTACAACTGTGGGAAAGTAGTGACAACCAGAGTAACATACAAAACAGCATGGCATACACACCTAGTAGCAGGATCTATATGTGTTATGACAAT GGTTTGCTCCCTTTGCTGTCTGGGACTGATTCCATACTGTTTTGATACATTCAAGGATGCCGAACATTACTGTCCAAATTGCAACACATTTATTGGAAAGAATAACAAATGTTAG